CGCCCGGAGCGAGAGTATGCAGATGGTCCTGGAGCAGGTGGCGCGCATCGCGAAGACGGAATGCACGGTGCATGTGCAGGGAGAGAGCGGGACCGGCAAGGAGCTCATCGCGAAGGCGATCCACCTCGCCAGCCTGCGCAACGAGGCCCCGTTCGTAGCGATCAACTGCGCCGCCATCCCCGAAACCCTCCTCGAAAGCGCGCTCTTCGGCCACGAACGGGGGGCCTTCACGGGCGCGGTAAAGAGCTCGCGGGGGCTCTTCGCCCAGGCGGACGGCGGCACGATATTCCTCGACGAGATCGGCGATATGCCGCTCTCGATTCAGGCGAAGCTGCTCAGGGTGCTCCAGGAGCGGCAGTTCTATCCCGTAGGGAGTGAAAAGCCGGCCGAGGTGGACATCCGGGTCATCGTGGCCACGAACAAGGACCTCGAAGCCGAGGTGAAGAAGGGGAGTTTCAGGGAGGACCTTTTCTACCGCATCCATGTCATCCCCATTTACCTGCCGCCGCTCAGGGACCGGCGCGAGGACATCCCCCTCCTGGCGGATTATTATCTGAAGAACATGGCCGAGCAGATGAACAAGCCGCTCAAAGGGTTTACTCCTGAAGCGATGCAGAAGCTCATGTCCTATGACTGGCCGGGCAATGTGCGGGAGCTGAGGAACTCCATCGAGTACGCCGCGGCCATGTCGCACCAGGAGAC
This is a stretch of genomic DNA from Nitrospirota bacterium. It encodes these proteins:
- a CDS encoding sigma-54 dependent transcriptional regulator, with amino-acid sequence MSRIMVVDDDKNLLELITMRLESSGYEVVTACKEEDALEALRQQPIDLSIIDLQLLRRDGILLMEELHAISPEMPAIILTAHGSIESAVDAVKRGAYNYLTKPFDPQELLLQIDRALESRRLNDEIRRLKGLVEERFTFSNIIARSESMQMVLEQVARIAKTECTVHVQGESGTGKELIAKAIHLASLRNEAPFVAINCAAIPETLLESALFGHERGAFTGAVKSSRGLFAQADGGTIFLDEIGDMPLSIQAKLLRVLQERQFYPVGSEKPAEVDIRVIVATNKDLEAEVKKGSFREDLFYRIHVIPIYLPPLRDRREDIPLLADYYLKNMAEQMNKPLKGFTPEAMQKLMSYDWPGNVRELRNSIEYAAAMSHQETITEDLILQNRDVQSEEIKPLKEARDAFERGYLIRMLEFTKGNVSKASMLAGKYRADFYNLMKKYNLNPDVFKKNP